One genomic segment of Kiritimatiella glycovorans includes these proteins:
- the proB gene encoding glutamate 5-kinase, protein MKRDEQRMHLVAGARRVVVKAGTRTLVQRSGRPDSRRIDTLVSQLAALRREGREVVGVSSGAIGAGIEALGLKTRPESLPELQMAAAVGQTRLMSLYEKSFARRRCRVGQILLTHDGLKDRERHLNARSTLLQLLHHGIVPVVNENDVVSNEEIKFGDNDLLAALVAILIDADVLILLTTTNGLREPRADGKTRRVRAVEAVDENILSLAGGTGDGLSTGGMASKLRAAEQAAHNGIPVIIADGRRRDTVTRIFAGEDVGTLLLPRKATLSKRKRWIAFFNRAQGRIVVDEGAAKAIRTGGRSLLPIGILRVEGRFPVGAMVNVVDREGALIARGLVEYGSENLERVKGMKTAQIAEALGSSYYNEAIHRDHMVVLDRGEERHYEPA, encoded by the coding sequence ATGAAGCGCGATGAACAGAGGATGCACCTGGTCGCCGGAGCGCGGCGCGTGGTCGTCAAGGCCGGCACGCGTACGCTGGTTCAGCGCAGCGGGCGGCCGGACAGCCGGAGGATCGACACGCTGGTTTCGCAGCTCGCGGCGCTCCGGCGCGAGGGGCGCGAGGTCGTCGGCGTCTCCTCCGGCGCCATCGGGGCCGGGATCGAGGCGCTTGGATTGAAGACCCGGCCGGAATCGCTCCCCGAACTTCAGATGGCCGCGGCCGTGGGGCAGACCCGGCTCATGAGCCTGTATGAGAAGAGTTTCGCCCGCCGCCGCTGCCGGGTCGGGCAGATCCTGCTCACCCACGACGGACTCAAGGATCGCGAACGGCACCTCAACGCGCGCAGCACGCTGCTTCAGCTTCTCCATCACGGCATCGTTCCGGTCGTCAACGAAAACGACGTGGTCTCGAACGAAGAAATCAAGTTCGGCGACAACGATCTGCTGGCGGCGCTGGTGGCGATTCTGATCGACGCCGACGTACTGATCCTGCTGACCACGACGAACGGGCTTCGCGAGCCGCGAGCCGACGGGAAGACGCGCCGGGTGCGTGCGGTCGAGGCCGTGGACGAGAACATCCTCTCGCTGGCCGGCGGCACGGGCGACGGACTCTCTACCGGCGGCATGGCCTCCAAGCTCCGCGCCGCCGAGCAGGCGGCGCATAACGGCATCCCGGTGATCATTGCGGACGGACGGCGGCGCGACACGGTGACGCGCATCTTCGCGGGCGAGGATGTCGGAACCCTGCTGCTGCCCCGCAAGGCGACGCTGTCGAAACGTAAACGGTGGATCGCCTTTTTCAACCGCGCCCAGGGCCGGATCGTGGTCGATGAGGGCGCGGCGAAGGCGATCCGCACCGGCGGCCGAAGCCTGCTGCCGATCGGCATCCTGCGGGTCGAGGGGCGGTTTCCCGTCGGCGCGATGGTGAACGTGGTCGATCGGGAGGGGGCGCTGATCGCCCGGGGCCTGGTGGAATACGGCAGCGAGAACCTGGAACGGGTCAAGGGCATGAAGACGGCGCAGATCGCCGAGGCGCTGGGGTCGAGTTATTACAACGAAGCGATCCATCGCGACCATATGGTGGTTCTGGATCGGGGGGAGGAGCGGCATTATGAGCCTGCATGA
- a CDS encoding uroporphyrinogen decarboxylase family protein yields MNHTFEPDYRHLVDAAYNREAARLPLYEHGFSVEVMEAILGREVGALFEGDLADKTEGFRRMAEFARMHGYDVVPFECNVVRIVQDGRGLCGLEGPLFESKRDIDAYPWDEKPAEFINRFSGYYDALRAALPEGMKAVGGVGNGIFEAAQDFVPFEKLAYLQVDDPEAYEALWQRVGDLQFTLWSWLLENHADSFAVCRFGDDLGFRSATLLQPEEIRKHVIPQYKRLIDLVHSKNKPFLLHSCGKIYEVMDDLIGNAGIDAKHSNEDAIDRFDVWVERYGDRIGNFGGVEMNVLCLRTPDEIRDYVRAVLERTATGHGGVALGSGNQISSYVPPEGFIAMTETVREWRGEG; encoded by the coding sequence ATGAATCATACGTTTGAACCGGATTACCGTCATCTGGTAGACGCGGCGTACAACCGTGAGGCGGCGCGGCTTCCGCTTTATGAGCACGGATTCAGTGTCGAAGTGATGGAAGCGATTTTGGGCAGGGAGGTCGGCGCGCTTTTTGAGGGGGACCTCGCCGACAAGACGGAGGGCTTCCGGCGGATGGCGGAGTTCGCGAGGATGCACGGGTACGACGTGGTTCCGTTCGAGTGCAACGTGGTCAGGATCGTGCAGGATGGACGCGGTCTCTGCGGGCTGGAGGGGCCGCTGTTTGAGTCGAAGAGGGACATCGACGCCTATCCCTGGGACGAAAAGCCCGCGGAGTTCATCAATCGGTTCAGCGGATATTACGACGCCCTGCGCGCGGCGTTGCCGGAAGGGATGAAGGCGGTCGGCGGCGTGGGCAACGGCATCTTCGAGGCGGCGCAGGATTTCGTGCCTTTTGAAAAGCTCGCCTATCTGCAGGTCGACGATCCGGAGGCTTACGAAGCGCTCTGGCAGCGGGTCGGCGACCTGCAGTTCACGCTGTGGTCGTGGCTGCTCGAAAACCATGCCGACAGCTTCGCCGTCTGCCGGTTCGGCGACGATCTCGGATTCCGGTCCGCGACGCTGCTGCAGCCGGAAGAAATCCGCAAACACGTCATTCCCCAGTACAAAAGGCTCATCGATCTGGTCCATTCGAAGAACAAGCCATTCCTGCTGCACTCCTGCGGGAAGATCTACGAGGTGATGGATGACCTGATCGGGAACGCGGGCATTGACGCCAAACACTCCAACGAGGATGCCATCGACCGCTTCGATGTCTGGGTCGAGCGTTACGGCGACCGGATCGGCAATTTCGGGGGGGTGGAGATGAACGTCCTGTGCCTGCGCACGCCGGACGAGATCAGGGATTACGTACGCGCAGTTCTGGAGCGGACGGCGACGGGACACGGCGGCGTCGCCCTGGGTTCCGGCAACCAGATCTCCTCCTATGTGCCGCCCGAGGGATTTATTGCAATGACTGAAACGGTGCGCGAATGGAGAGGAGAAGGGTGA
- a CDS encoding LOG family protein, with protein MNNPPKAYENIPFMKSDPCRPIRLQLEFLHPEVTMQEQNIESTIVLFGSARIPSPEEYDEKKHEKIAEFAPFYDEARKLARIASSTCQIEDRREYVIITGGGGGIMEAGNRGASEAGGKSIALNITIPREQEPNRYVSEDLVFCFHYFSIRKMHFLARARAVTIFPGGFGTFDELFEVLTLVQTGKIPPLPVILFGTDFWRRVVDWDYLADCGLIDPQDLDLVTFCDTAGDAWNAISEFRAAKTR; from the coding sequence ATGAACAACCCGCCCAAAGCCTACGAGAACATCCCGTTTATGAAGAGCGACCCCTGTCGGCCGATCCGGCTGCAGCTCGAATTCCTGCACCCGGAAGTGACCATGCAGGAACAGAACATCGAGTCGACGATCGTGCTCTTCGGCAGCGCGCGCATCCCCTCTCCCGAGGAGTACGATGAAAAGAAACATGAAAAGATCGCCGAATTCGCGCCGTTCTACGACGAAGCCCGCAAGCTGGCCCGCATCGCCAGCAGTACGTGCCAGATCGAAGACCGCCGCGAGTACGTGATCATCACCGGCGGCGGGGGCGGAATCATGGAGGCCGGCAACCGCGGCGCGAGCGAAGCGGGCGGCAAGTCGATCGCACTCAATATCACCATCCCCCGCGAACAGGAACCCAACCGCTATGTGAGCGAAGACCTCGTCTTCTGCTTCCACTACTTCAGCATCCGCAAAATGCACTTCCTGGCCCGCGCCCGCGCCGTGACCATCTTCCCCGGTGGATTCGGGACGTTCGATGAACTCTTCGAGGTGCTGACCCTCGTCCAGACCGGAAAAATACCCCCGCTGCCCGTCATCCTTTTCGGCACCGACTTCTGGCGACGGGTGGTCGACTGGGACTACCTCGCGGACTGCGGGCTCATCGATCCTCAGGACCTCGACCTGGTCACGTTCTGCGATACCGCCGGGGACGCATGGAACGCGATCAGTGAATTCCGCGCCGCAAAAACGCGATGA
- the typA gene encoding translational GTPase TypA, which yields MNELRNIAIIAHVDHGKTTLVDQIMRQVRLFRENEQVRECFLDSNDLERERGITILSKNISVRYEGVKINLIDTPGHSDFGGQVERVLKLADGVLLLVDAADGPMPQTRFVLKKALELDLQPIVVINKIDKPDARPDVVLERVFDLFVELDASNEQLDFPHYYASGRDGWAAQELEDARESLRPLLDGVIGKIPAPEVHEGPVQFQVASIDYNSFVGRIGIGRVYRGTLRTGMPLTLIRRNGDTEPAQLKQLLSFEGLERRETERVPCGELCAVVGMEDIDIGDTVADAEHPESLPFVEVDEPTVAACFGINDSPFFGRDGTYVTSRHLRERLMTEVQKDVALRVRPLADDRFEVSGRGTLHLSILIENMRREGYEMSVSRPEVIWHERDGVREEPFEVLTVDVPSELSGKIIEQAGSRRGEMVAMEPAGARVLLTFHIPTRGCIGLRSRLLTASSGEAIIAHRFSHYAPYAGEVPLRNSGVLISMQNGPAVSFALDALQSRGEFFVEAGEECYEGMIVGEHCLETDLIVNVQKTKKLTNVRAAGSDRNMKIAPPRRLSLEESLEYIAADELLEVTPKAIRMRKKLLKEHERKRAVSR from the coding sequence ATGAACGAATTAAGAAATATCGCGATCATCGCCCATGTCGACCACGGCAAGACGACGCTGGTCGACCAGATCATGCGCCAGGTGCGGTTGTTCCGCGAAAACGAACAGGTACGCGAGTGTTTCCTGGACAGCAACGACCTCGAGCGCGAGCGCGGGATCACGATCCTGTCCAAGAACATCAGCGTTCGCTACGAGGGCGTGAAGATCAACCTGATCGACACCCCCGGCCACAGCGACTTCGGCGGCCAGGTCGAGCGCGTCCTCAAACTCGCCGACGGCGTACTGCTGCTCGTCGATGCCGCGGACGGTCCGATGCCGCAGACGCGGTTCGTGCTGAAGAAGGCACTGGAGCTGGACCTCCAGCCGATTGTCGTGATCAATAAGATCGACAAGCCCGACGCGCGTCCCGACGTGGTGCTCGAGCGGGTCTTCGATCTCTTCGTGGAGCTGGATGCCAGTAACGAGCAGCTCGACTTCCCGCACTATTACGCCAGCGGGCGCGACGGCTGGGCGGCGCAGGAGCTCGAGGACGCACGCGAGAGTCTGAGGCCGCTGCTGGACGGGGTGATTGGGAAGATCCCCGCCCCCGAGGTGCACGAGGGGCCGGTTCAGTTTCAGGTGGCGTCGATCGACTACAACTCGTTCGTCGGTCGTATCGGCATCGGCCGGGTCTATCGCGGGACGCTGCGTACCGGCATGCCGCTGACGCTCATCCGCCGCAACGGCGATACCGAGCCGGCGCAGCTCAAGCAGCTCCTGAGTTTCGAGGGACTTGAGCGGCGCGAAACCGAACGGGTCCCCTGCGGCGAACTGTGCGCGGTGGTGGGGATGGAGGATATCGACATCGGCGACACGGTGGCCGACGCGGAGCATCCGGAGTCGCTGCCGTTCGTGGAGGTCGACGAACCGACGGTGGCGGCGTGTTTCGGGATTAACGACTCCCCGTTTTTCGGCCGCGACGGCACCTACGTGACCAGCCGCCACCTGCGTGAGCGGCTAATGACGGAGGTGCAGAAGGATGTGGCGCTGCGGGTGCGGCCGCTCGCGGACGACCGGTTTGAGGTGTCCGGCCGCGGGACGCTGCACCTGTCGATTCTGATCGAAAACATGCGGCGCGAGGGGTACGAGATGAGCGTCTCGCGCCCGGAGGTGATCTGGCACGAACGCGACGGCGTGCGGGAGGAGCCGTTCGAGGTGCTCACCGTGGACGTGCCTTCAGAGCTGTCCGGAAAGATTATCGAGCAGGCGGGATCGCGGCGCGGCGAGATGGTGGCGATGGAACCGGCCGGGGCGCGGGTTCTGCTGACCTTCCACATCCCGACGCGGGGATGCATCGGGCTTCGCAGCCGCCTGCTCACCGCCTCGAGCGGCGAGGCGATCATTGCGCACCGCTTCTCGCACTACGCCCCGTACGCCGGCGAGGTCCCGCTGCGCAACAGCGGCGTGCTGATCAGCATGCAGAACGGTCCGGCCGTGTCGTTCGCCCTCGACGCGCTCCAGTCCCGGGGCGAGTTTTTTGTCGAAGCCGGCGAGGAGTGCTACGAGGGGATGATCGTCGGCGAGCACTGCCTGGAGACGGACCTGATCGTCAACGTCCAGAAAACAAAAAAACTGACCAACGTCCGCGCCGCCGGATCGGATCGCAATATGAAAATCGCCCCGCCGCGCAGGCTCAGCCTCGAGGAATCACTCGAGTACATCGCGGCGGACGAATTGCTCGAGGTTACCCCGAAGGCGATCCGGATGCGTAAGAAGCTGCTGAAGGAACACGAACGCAAACGCGCCGTCTCGCGCTGA
- a CDS encoding helix-turn-helix transcriptional regulator, with product MMNGTTPEIPGGRPHRPPAAAEQERLSRFRPYVRQAHEGFRPAWRIGTRRLFDFLLIHVLEGEIRFKLGDRRFTARAGDLVWVPPDTPHAMRGPPPGTRLQYTHFDLEYDPARSHWSANLPGGVADLSPWRERVHPPVEDPVIGHWCGRLRCRNTAIVEDILRRVVLEYNQVQVCGLRVSGLMTQLIGHLLHERRADSPLLDARHARAVEEAMDHIQRGFREPLRVEALARRARLSPSHFRRLFRAHCGRSPRTFQLEVRMRAACDYLIYSSLNVSEIAHTLGFANVHNFSRAFSRAMGRSPTAFRREGNSG from the coding sequence ATGATGAACGGTACTACCCCGGAGATACCCGGAGGACGTCCGCACCGTCCGCCCGCTGCGGCCGAGCAGGAGCGGCTGAGTCGGTTCAGGCCTTATGTGCGTCAGGCGCACGAGGGCTTCCGTCCTGCGTGGCGGATTGGCACGCGGCGTCTTTTCGACTTTCTGCTGATCCATGTGCTCGAAGGCGAGATCCGTTTCAAGCTCGGGGACCGTCGGTTCACTGCGCGCGCCGGCGACCTGGTGTGGGTGCCTCCGGACACGCCGCACGCCATGCGGGGTCCGCCTCCGGGCACGCGGCTCCAGTACACGCATTTCGACCTCGAATATGATCCTGCCCGGAGTCATTGGAGCGCCAACCTGCCGGGGGGCGTCGCGGATCTCTCGCCCTGGCGCGAGCGGGTTCATCCTCCCGTGGAGGATCCCGTGATCGGCCACTGGTGCGGACGGCTTCGCTGCAGAAACACCGCCATCGTGGAGGACATTCTGAGGCGGGTCGTGCTGGAGTACAATCAGGTCCAGGTCTGCGGTCTGCGGGTTTCCGGGCTGATGACCCAGCTCATCGGTCACCTGCTGCACGAACGCCGGGCGGACTCCCCTCTTCTGGACGCGCGGCACGCTCGTGCTGTGGAAGAGGCCATGGATCACATCCAGCGCGGTTTCCGCGAACCGTTGCGGGTCGAGGCCCTCGCGAGGCGTGCACGGCTGAGTCCATCCCATTTCCGGAGGCTGTTCCGCGCCCACTGCGGCCGCAGCCCGCGCACCTTTCAGCTGGAAGTCAGGATGCGCGCGGCCTGCGACTACCTGATCTATTCAAGCTTGAACGTATCCGAAATCGCCCACACGCTGGGATTCGCGAACGTCCACAACTTCTCGCGGGCCTTCAGCAGGGCCATGGGCAGAAGCCCGACCGCCTTCCGGAGAGAGGGGAATTCAGGATGA
- the xth gene encoding exodeoxyribonuclease III produces the protein MKIATFNVNSIRTRLPIVLDWLKEHEPDVLAVQETKTPDDQFPAGEIEAAGYRVGYRGFKGGAGVAVISRDEPEEVRFGFDDGGPADEDRLIEARWPGLTLINTYVPQGRSIDHEMYAYKLEWLGRLRRYLARRHDSEEPLIWVGDLNVARGPNDVAKPENKKKHVCYHEDVRAAFEEVLEFGFEDVFRRHHPDEKLFSFYDYRVKDALGTNRGWRVDYILATEPLAERCTGCAIDLEPRRRERPSDHTVVHADFDCPPGRTGG, from the coding sequence ATGAAGATCGCCACCTTCAACGTGAACTCGATCCGCACCCGGCTGCCGATCGTGCTGGACTGGCTGAAGGAGCACGAGCCGGACGTGCTGGCCGTGCAGGAGACGAAGACCCCCGACGACCAGTTTCCGGCCGGAGAGATCGAAGCCGCCGGATACCGCGTCGGGTATCGCGGCTTCAAGGGCGGGGCGGGCGTGGCCGTCATCTCGCGCGACGAGCCCGAAGAGGTCCGGTTCGGGTTCGACGACGGCGGACCCGCTGACGAGGACCGGTTGATCGAAGCCCGCTGGCCGGGCCTGACGCTGATCAACACCTACGTTCCGCAGGGACGGTCCATCGACCACGAGATGTATGCCTACAAGCTGGAGTGGCTGGGCCGGCTCAGGCGCTACCTCGCGCGCCGGCACGATTCTGAAGAGCCTCTGATCTGGGTCGGCGATTTGAATGTCGCGCGCGGCCCGAACGACGTCGCGAAGCCGGAGAATAAAAAGAAGCACGTCTGTTATCATGAGGACGTACGCGCGGCGTTTGAGGAGGTGCTGGAATTCGGGTTCGAGGATGTCTTCCGCCGGCACCACCCGGACGAAAAGCTGTTCTCGTTCTACGACTACCGCGTGAAGGACGCGCTGGGGACCAACCGCGGCTGGCGCGTCGATTATATTCTGGCGACGGAACCCCTGGCCGAGCGGTGCACCGGTTGCGCCATCGATCTCGAACCGCGGCGGCGGGAGCGCCCGTCGGACCATACCGTGGTCCATGCCGATTTTGACTGTCCCCCCGGGAGGACAGGGGGATAG
- a CDS encoding pyridoxal phosphate-dependent aminotransferase, with product MNDSRSPRDRVGRVVRDLPRSGIRDFFELVAARDNVISLGVGEPDFATPWRVREATIFALEHGATSYSSNLGLPQLRRAISSYVKRRTGVEYDPKTEILVTVGVSEALDLAMRALLEPGDEALYHEPSYVSYNPVIRLAGGTPVAVETGSEHGFRVTRARLEECTGERTRLLLLNYPNNPTGAALEPADVAEIAAFARERDLLVLSDEIYGELTYDRDHCSLISQPGMKERTVYLHGMSKAWSMTGYRLGFACAPAELIEAMMKIHQYTMLCAPTPSQKGAIEALENGDEDVESMRAEYRRRRNVMHSRFEAMGLPCMRPDGAFYMMPWIGDTGMTSKEFAVRLLEEKDVAVVPGTAFGECGEGYVRCCFAASMDHIRAALERIEAFLASEKVSQ from the coding sequence ATGAACGACTCCAGGTCTCCCCGTGATCGGGTGGGGCGGGTCGTGCGCGACCTGCCCCGCTCCGGCATCCGCGATTTCTTCGAGCTGGTTGCCGCCCGCGACAACGTGATCAGTCTCGGCGTGGGCGAGCCCGATTTCGCCACGCCCTGGCGTGTGCGCGAGGCCACCATCTTCGCGCTCGAACACGGGGCGACGAGCTACAGCTCGAATCTCGGTCTTCCGCAGCTGCGCCGCGCGATATCGTCGTACGTGAAACGGCGTACCGGCGTGGAGTACGACCCGAAGACCGAAATCCTGGTGACGGTCGGCGTCAGCGAGGCGCTCGACCTGGCGATGCGCGCTCTGCTGGAGCCGGGCGATGAGGCCCTCTACCACGAGCCCTCCTACGTCTCCTACAATCCCGTCATCCGGCTGGCCGGCGGCACGCCCGTCGCCGTGGAAACCGGAAGCGAACACGGGTTCCGCGTGACCCGCGCCCGACTCGAGGAATGTACCGGTGAACGGACGCGGCTGCTGCTGCTCAACTATCCGAACAATCCGACCGGCGCCGCCCTGGAGCCCGCGGATGTGGCGGAGATCGCGGCGTTCGCCCGCGAACGCGATCTGCTGGTGCTCAGCGACGAGATTTACGGTGAGCTGACCTATGATCGCGATCACTGTTCGCTGATCTCGCAGCCCGGAATGAAAGAGCGCACGGTCTATCTGCACGGCATGTCGAAGGCGTGGTCGATGACCGGCTACCGGCTCGGCTTCGCCTGCGCGCCGGCGGAATTGATCGAGGCCATGATGAAAATCCATCAGTACACGATGCTCTGCGCCCCGACCCCCAGCCAGAAGGGCGCCATCGAGGCGCTGGAGAACGGTGATGAGGATGTGGAATCCATGCGCGCGGAATACCGTCGCCGCCGGAATGTGATGCACTCCCGCTTCGAGGCGATGGGGCTGCCGTGCATGAGGCCCGACGGCGCTTTCTACATGATGCCGTGGATCGGCGATACGGGTATGACGTCGAAGGAATTCGCGGTGCGCCTGCTGGAGGAAAAGGACGTCGCCGTGGTCCCCGGCACGGCCTTCGGCGAATGCGGCGAGGGGTACGTACGCTGCTGTTTCGCCGCTTCCATGGACCACATCCGGGCGGCGCTGGAACGGATCGAGGCGTTTCTCGCTTCTGAAAAAGTTTCTCAATAG
- a CDS encoding Lrp/AsnC family transcriptional regulator: MATMDELLRLLQENALETPENLAQMLDTNEEDVRQRIADYEQRGIIRGYQAVIDEDRLDVDVVTAVIEVKITPQREHGFNEIAERISRFPEVQSLFLMSGAFDLLLFVTGRTLHEVALFVSDKLATIEGINSTATHFMLKTYKQNGVLMHSEDEYERLQVSP; the protein is encoded by the coding sequence ATGGCGACCATGGACGAACTGCTGCGCCTGTTACAGGAAAATGCGCTGGAGACCCCCGAGAATCTCGCGCAGATGCTGGACACGAACGAAGAGGATGTCCGGCAGAGAATCGCGGATTATGAGCAACGCGGGATCATTCGCGGCTATCAGGCCGTGATCGACGAAGACCGGCTGGACGTCGATGTAGTGACCGCCGTGATCGAGGTCAAGATCACCCCCCAGCGTGAGCACGGATTCAACGAGATCGCGGAACGGATCAGCCGCTTCCCGGAGGTGCAGTCGCTGTTCCTGATGTCCGGGGCCTTCGACCTGCTCCTGTTCGTCACGGGCCGCACGCTGCATGAGGTCGCGCTGTTCGTGAGCGACAAGCTGGCCACCATCGAGGGGATCAACTCCACCGCGACCCACTTCATGTTGAAGACGTATAAGCAGAACGGTGTATTAATGCATTCCGAGGACGAGTATGAACGACTCCAGGTCTCCCCGTGA
- a CDS encoding nucleotidyltransferase family protein, with translation MKPTLVIMAAGMGSRYGGLKQVDPMGPNGEIVLDYSVYDAIRAGFGKVVFIIRRDIEKPFKEHIGDKLAEKIPVEYVFQSLEDLPDPYAVPEGREKPWGTGQAVLCCREVVSEPFAVINADDYYGRQGFELLAEELGGMDPESGDSCMVGFRIRNTLSPNGPVTRGVCEVEDGFLRRVVETFKIEEDEQGRVHSTEEGQVRELSGDEIASMNMWGFTPQIFTVLEDKFKTFLGEHGQEMKSEYLIPTVVDEMIREGLTRVKVMRSEDEWFGVTYPEDKPTVQKEIAQLVDEGRYPSPLWS, from the coding sequence ATGAAACCGACACTGGTGATTATGGCCGCGGGCATGGGCAGCCGCTACGGCGGGCTGAAACAGGTCGACCCGATGGGTCCGAACGGGGAGATCGTGCTGGATTATTCGGTCTACGACGCGATCCGCGCCGGGTTCGGCAAGGTCGTGTTCATCATTCGACGCGATATCGAAAAACCCTTCAAGGAACATATTGGCGATAAACTCGCGGAGAAGATCCCGGTGGAATACGTGTTCCAGTCGTTGGAGGACCTTCCCGATCCCTACGCGGTGCCGGAAGGGCGCGAGAAGCCCTGGGGCACCGGCCAGGCCGTGCTGTGCTGCCGCGAGGTGGTGTCCGAGCCGTTCGCGGTCATCAACGCCGACGACTACTACGGGCGGCAGGGGTTCGAGCTGCTGGCGGAGGAACTCGGCGGCATGGACCCCGAATCGGGCGACAGCTGCATGGTCGGGTTCCGCATTCGCAATACGCTCTCGCCGAACGGGCCGGTTACGCGCGGGGTGTGCGAGGTAGAGGACGGCTTTCTGAGGCGCGTGGTGGAGACCTTCAAGATCGAAGAGGACGAACAGGGGCGCGTTCACAGCACCGAGGAAGGTCAGGTCCGGGAGCTCTCCGGCGATGAGATCGCCTCGATGAATATGTGGGGGTTCACGCCGCAGATTTTCACGGTGCTGGAGGATAAGTTCAAAACGTTTCTCGGGGAACACGGGCAGGAGATGAAATCGGAGTATCTGATCCCCACCGTGGTGGATGAGATGATCCGCGAAGGGCTGACGCGCGTAAAGGTGATGCGGTCGGAGGACGAGTGGTTCGGGGTCACCTATCCCGAGGACAAACCCACGGTCCAGAAGGAGATCGCGCAGCTCGTCGACGAAGGCCGCTATCCCTCGCCGCTGTGGTCATGA
- a CDS encoding glutamate-5-semialdehyde dehydrogenase, with protein MSLHEEIRAVGDAAVAASRQLAKLTARRKNVILEAMADELANRREEIAEANRRDLDEGKERQLSSAMLDRLELTDKRFDGMVNGLTNVAALKDPVGSKISRWIRPNGLEIRKIRVPIGVIGIIYESRPNVTADAAGLCIKTSNAVVLRGGKESIHSNRAIAAALQEGGQKKGLPPGAVQLIQTTDRDAVRELVQLDDCLDLVIPRGGEALIRAVTEMARVPVIKHYKGICHTYVDAEADPEMALSICENAKCQRPGVCNAMETLLVHKDLAPTFLPRIAERMQARGVELRGDETACGILSDIAAASEEDWSEEYLDMILSVAVVDDVEAAVAHINRYGSSHSDAIITNSDAARKTFLAEVDSSTVYVNASTRFTDGGEFGMGAEIGISTDKLHARGPMGLEELTTYKYVITGKGQIRE; from the coding sequence ATGAGCCTGCATGAAGAAATCCGCGCTGTGGGGGATGCCGCCGTGGCGGCCTCGCGCCAGCTGGCCAAACTCACCGCCCGGCGGAAAAACGTCATCCTCGAGGCGATGGCCGACGAACTGGCGAACCGCCGGGAGGAGATCGCCGAAGCCAACCGGCGCGACCTGGATGAGGGGAAGGAAAGGCAACTCTCCTCTGCCATGCTCGACCGCCTCGAACTCACCGACAAGCGCTTCGACGGCATGGTCAACGGTCTGACCAACGTGGCGGCGCTCAAAGATCCCGTGGGGTCCAAGATCTCGCGCTGGATTCGTCCCAACGGCCTCGAGATCAGGAAAATCCGGGTTCCGATCGGGGTGATCGGCATCATCTACGAGTCCCGCCCGAACGTGACCGCCGACGCCGCCGGCCTGTGCATCAAGACCTCGAACGCCGTGGTCCTGCGCGGAGGCAAGGAGTCGATCCACTCCAACCGGGCCATCGCCGCCGCACTCCAGGAGGGCGGCCAGAAAAAGGGCCTGCCGCCCGGGGCCGTGCAGCTCATCCAGACGACCGACCGGGACGCCGTGCGCGAACTGGTGCAGCTCGACGACTGCCTGGACCTGGTCATTCCGCGCGGCGGCGAAGCGCTGATCCGCGCGGTCACGGAGATGGCCCGGGTCCCGGTGATCAAGCATTACAAGGGGATCTGCCATACCTACGTGGATGCGGAAGCCGACCCCGAAATGGCATTGAGCATCTGCGAAAACGCGAAGTGTCAGCGTCCGGGGGTCTGCAATGCGATGGAAACGCTGCTGGTCCATAAAGACCTCGCGCCGACCTTCCTGCCGCGTATCGCGGAGCGGATGCAGGCTCGGGGCGTGGAACTCCGGGGCGATGAAACGGCGTGCGGCATCCTTTCCGATATCGCCGCGGCTTCGGAAGAGGACTGGTCCGAGGAGTATCTCGATATGATCCTGTCGGTCGCCGTGGTCGACGACGTCGAGGCGGCGGTGGCACACATCAACCGTTACGGATCCAGCCATTCCGATGCAATCATCACGAATTCGGACGCAGCGCGGAAAACGTTTCTCGCAGAAGTCGACTCCTCCACGGTGTACGTGAACGCATCCACCCGCTTCACCGACGGCGGGGAGTTCGGCATGGGTGCGGAGATCGGCATCAGCACCGATAAACTTCACGCCCGCGGTCCCATGGGGCTCGAGGAACTGACTACCTACAAGTACGTGATCACCGGCAAAGGCCAGATCCGGGAGTGA